The Bacillus vallismortis genome window below encodes:
- the sodA gene encoding superoxide dismutase SodA: protein MAYELPELPYAYDALEPHIDKETMTIHHTKHHNTYVTNLNKAVEGNTALATKSVEELVADINSVPENIRTAVRNNGGGHANHKLFWTLLSPNGGGEPTGALADEINSVFGSFDKFKEQFAAAAAGRFGSGWAWLVVNNGKLEITSTPNQDSPLSEGKTPILGLDVWEHAYYLNYQNRRPDYISAFWNVVNWDEVARLYSEAK, encoded by the coding sequence ATGGCTTACGAACTTCCAGAATTACCTTATGCGTACGATGCTTTAGAACCGCATATCGACAAGGAAACTATGACTATTCATCATACGAAACACCACAACACATACGTTACAAATTTAAACAAAGCGGTTGAAGGAAACACTGCTCTTGCAACCAAATCAGTTGAAGAGCTGGTTGCAGATATTAATTCTGTTCCTGAAAACATCCGCACTGCAGTCCGCAACAACGGCGGCGGACACGCGAACCACAAATTATTCTGGACACTTTTATCTCCAAACGGCGGCGGCGAGCCGACTGGCGCGCTTGCTGATGAGATCAATAGTGTATTTGGAAGCTTTGACAAATTCAAAGAGCAATTCGCAGCTGCAGCAGCAGGACGCTTCGGTTCTGGCTGGGCATGGCTTGTTGTTAACAACGGCAAACTTGAAATCACAAGCACGCCAAACCAAGATTCTCCGCTTTCAGAAGGCAAAACGCCTATCTTAGGTCTTGACGTTTGGGAGCATGCTTACTACCTTAACTATCAAAACCGCCGTCCTGATTACATTTCAGCGTTCTGGAATGTTGTGAACTGGGACGAAGTGGCTCGTCTATACAGCGAAGCAAAATAA
- a CDS encoding phosphate ABC transporter substrate-binding protein: protein MKKNKWVLMLLMAAFMMIAAACGNAGESEKSNSDSAKGEEKASGSLTISGSSAMQPLVLAAAEKFMEENPDADIQVQAGGSGTGLSQVSEGAVQIGNSDVFAEEKEGIDAKALVDHQVAVVGMAAAVNPDAGVKDISKDELKKIFTGKIKNWKELGGKDQKITLVNRPDSSGTRATFVKYALDGEEPAEGITEDSSNTVKKIIADTSGAIGYLAFSYLTDDKVTALSIDGVKPEAKNVAAGEYPIWAYQHSYTKGEATDLAKEFLDYLKSDDIQKSIVTDQGYIPVTDMKVTRDANGKQS, encoded by the coding sequence ATGAAAAAAAACAAATGGGTGCTTATGCTTCTAATGGCTGCTTTTATGATGATTGCAGCTGCATGCGGAAATGCAGGAGAAAGTGAAAAATCGAATAGCGATTCTGCAAAAGGGGAAGAAAAGGCATCAGGATCTTTAACCATTTCTGGTTCATCTGCTATGCAGCCATTAGTACTCGCTGCCGCAGAAAAATTTATGGAAGAAAACCCTGATGCAGATATACAGGTGCAAGCTGGCGGTTCTGGAACAGGGCTTTCTCAAGTTTCTGAAGGAGCTGTTCAGATCGGGAATTCAGATGTTTTTGCTGAAGAAAAAGAAGGAATTGATGCAAAAGCGCTAGTCGATCATCAAGTCGCAGTAGTGGGTATGGCAGCAGCTGTAAACCCTGATGCCGGTGTGAAGGATATTTCAAAAGATGAGTTGAAAAAAATCTTCACCGGCAAAATCAAAAACTGGAAAGAGCTTGGCGGCAAAGACCAAAAGATCACACTTGTAAACCGTCCTGATTCTTCTGGCACACGTGCTACATTTGTGAAATATGCGCTTGACGGAGAAGAACCTGCAGAAGGCATTACTGAAGATTCATCTAACACAGTGAAAAAAATCATTGCTGATACTTCGGGAGCGATTGGGTATCTTGCATTCTCATATTTAACAGATGACAAAGTAACTGCTCTATCTATTGACGGTGTAAAACCTGAAGCGAAAAATGTTGCAGCTGGCGAGTATCCAATTTGGGCTTATCAGCATTCTTACACAAAAGGTGAAGCGACAGATTTAGCTAAGGAATTCCTTGATTATTTAAAGAGTGATGACATTCAAAAAAGCATTGTTACCGACCAAGGGTACATTCCGGTTACTGATATGAAAGTGACACGCGATGCCAACGGGAAGCAAAGCTGA
- a CDS encoding DUF2624 domain-containing protein → MILFQRIILQRLNQATADDLLKYSKQYGINLTRPQAIEVANLLYGKNVNIFNENERMRLLKQVEAITSKETAQTVNELFKQFTS, encoded by the coding sequence ATGATTTTATTTCAAAGAATTATTTTGCAGCGACTTAATCAGGCTACTGCTGACGATTTGCTGAAGTACTCAAAACAATACGGAATCAACCTAACAAGACCGCAGGCCATTGAAGTAGCAAACCTGTTATACGGGAAAAATGTGAACATCTTTAATGAAAATGAACGAATGCGGCTGCTGAAACAAGTAGAGGCAATTACATCAAAAGAAACAGCGCAAACCGTTAATGAACTATTCAAACAATTCACAAGCTAA
- a CDS encoding DUF1189 domain-containing protein has translation MNIFQLFIKSTYSPRDIAKTRFQGIGKTILYVFLLSVLFAIPTAYYVSSGTVKSMNGFKTVLNKDFPDFTISNGKLQTDEKKATESQANGFVIVFDPTDAYGTKQIEAKQNAIGILQNKFVLAIDGQAQEMPYSMIPSELKKKDVIAGLNQNKTMIVTVLSALIFLVTAAGKFIEVSFLALIGLIIKNSQRKHLSYHQLWKLSAYSITLSTVFFTIMRALEAAVPSEFLLNWFVNIVILFLVLKEIPSKKAAV, from the coding sequence GTGAATATATTTCAGCTTTTCATCAAAAGTACATACTCTCCCCGCGATATCGCAAAAACACGATTTCAAGGAATCGGTAAAACGATTCTTTATGTATTTTTGCTTTCTGTCCTTTTTGCAATTCCTACCGCTTATTATGTAAGCTCAGGGACCGTAAAATCAATGAACGGCTTTAAAACCGTGTTAAACAAAGATTTCCCTGATTTCACAATTTCAAACGGCAAACTTCAAACGGATGAGAAAAAAGCGACGGAATCACAGGCAAATGGTTTCGTTATCGTATTTGATCCGACGGACGCTTACGGCACCAAGCAAATTGAAGCAAAGCAAAATGCGATCGGCATCCTCCAGAACAAATTTGTTTTGGCCATTGACGGACAGGCTCAGGAGATGCCTTACTCAATGATACCGTCAGAGTTAAAGAAAAAAGATGTCATCGCAGGTTTAAACCAAAATAAAACGATGATCGTAACTGTTCTCTCAGCTCTCATTTTCCTCGTAACTGCCGCAGGAAAATTTATTGAAGTATCATTTTTGGCGCTTATCGGGTTAATCATTAAGAATTCACAAAGAAAGCATCTATCCTACCATCAGCTCTGGAAGCTTTCGGCCTATTCCATCACCCTTTCGACCGTATTCTTTACGATCATGCGCGCATTAGAAGCGGCAGTTCCAAGTGAATTTTTGCTGAACTGGTTTGTCAATATTGTCATCCTGTTTCTCGTGTTGAAAGAGATTCCGTCCAAAAAAGCTGCTGTATAA
- a CDS encoding YitT family protein has protein sequence MTPTKQHKRETFFHFMFRVFMILAGAASAAVSIELFLIPNHFIDGGIIGVSLILDHLFMSTPVLNFAIFVVILNIPFMIFGYKYIGKTFLVSTMIGIVGLAVIESSLHHVEAITTQPILATVFGGLLLGFGVGLVIRNGGSMDGTEILGILLTKKLPFSVGEFVMLINVFIFIWAGFVFGPEQAMYSFMTYYIAMKTIDAVIQGLDETKAVIIVSDQYDEISDAILHRLGRGTTKLKGKGGYTDEEKDVIYAVVTRLEVTKLKTIVFEVDHNAFITIMNTHETRGGKFKNAIH, from the coding sequence ATGACCCCAACAAAACAGCATAAGAGAGAAACATTTTTCCACTTTATGTTCAGGGTCTTCATGATTCTGGCAGGAGCTGCATCTGCGGCTGTTAGTATCGAATTATTTTTAATCCCCAATCATTTTATTGATGGCGGAATCATCGGTGTATCACTTATTTTAGACCATCTCTTCATGTCAACTCCCGTTTTGAATTTCGCTATATTTGTTGTCATTTTAAATATTCCTTTTATGATCTTCGGTTATAAATATATTGGTAAGACCTTCCTTGTCTCTACGATGATTGGGATTGTCGGGCTTGCCGTTATTGAATCCTCGCTTCACCATGTAGAAGCCATTACAACTCAACCAATTTTGGCGACTGTTTTCGGCGGTCTTTTACTCGGCTTTGGCGTCGGGCTCGTTATTCGAAACGGAGGTTCAATGGATGGTACGGAAATTCTCGGGATCTTACTGACGAAAAAGCTGCCGTTTTCAGTAGGTGAGTTCGTTATGCTCATCAATGTATTCATTTTCATTTGGGCTGGGTTTGTGTTCGGTCCTGAGCAAGCAATGTACTCTTTCATGACTTATTATATTGCAATGAAAACCATTGATGCCGTGATCCAAGGGCTTGATGAAACAAAAGCTGTCATTATTGTGTCAGATCAGTATGATGAGATTTCCGACGCGATTTTGCACCGTCTTGGTCGAGGAACAACCAAGCTGAAGGGGAAAGGCGGATATACTGACGAAGAAAAGGACGTGATTTACGCAGTTGTCACTAGACTGGAAGTGACAAAGCTTAAAACGATCGTGTTTGAAGTTGATCATAACGCTTTCATTACCATTATGAATACCCATGAAACGAGAGGCGGGAAATTCAAAAACGCAATCCATTAG
- a CDS encoding MFS transporter: MSKLKKVIGDVDVNKGLLFLLTIGGLYSLGIALSNTFVNVYLWKQSGKFIDLAIYNLSIVTMQPITFYLAGRLAKKIDRVFILRFGVIFLAAFYLSVLLAGETAASRLVLIGAVLGVGYGFYWLAFNVLTFEITEPDTRDFFNGFMGILSSSAGMIGPIVAGFVISRLENNTGYTVIFSLSLSLFALAVVMSFFLKRRESKGRFMLSKVFGERHSNMNWRRITNAHFFQGLREGIFIFLISVFVFIETNSELALGTFGLVNSAVSFFAYYFASRLIKKKARKKSILLGGLILYGALFLILFHMSFATLLTYGVFIAIGYPLLLVPYVSLTYDVIGRARHARKARIEYIVLRELFLNAGRIVSILGFLLIVALLKEDVGIPLSLAILGVGHPLIYYFVKDIRFKEKEEENQTMEEDGQKRVTEPNLLKGER; this comes from the coding sequence ATGAGCAAACTAAAAAAAGTGATTGGCGATGTAGACGTAAACAAAGGGTTACTCTTTCTGCTGACTATTGGCGGGCTTTACTCACTGGGAATTGCACTGTCCAATACATTTGTTAATGTGTATCTTTGGAAGCAGTCAGGGAAATTTATTGATTTGGCGATATATAATTTATCCATTGTGACAATGCAGCCGATAACCTTTTATTTGGCTGGACGGTTAGCCAAAAAAATAGACAGGGTGTTCATTTTAAGGTTCGGCGTCATTTTTTTAGCTGCCTTTTATTTAAGTGTGCTTTTAGCCGGAGAAACGGCAGCCAGCCGGCTCGTGCTGATCGGCGCGGTGCTTGGAGTGGGCTATGGCTTTTATTGGCTTGCGTTTAACGTTCTGACCTTTGAAATCACAGAGCCGGATACGCGAGACTTTTTCAACGGATTTATGGGCATTCTGTCTTCCTCGGCAGGAATGATCGGCCCGATTGTAGCGGGATTTGTTATCTCAAGGCTTGAAAATAATACGGGTTACACAGTGATTTTCAGCCTCTCCCTCAGTTTGTTTGCATTGGCTGTTGTGATGAGCTTTTTTTTAAAACGAAGAGAATCAAAGGGCCGTTTTATGCTGAGCAAAGTATTTGGAGAGCGCCATAGCAATATGAATTGGCGGAGAATTACGAATGCGCATTTTTTTCAAGGCTTAAGAGAAGGGATTTTTATTTTTTTAATCAGTGTTTTTGTGTTTATTGAGACAAACAGCGAACTGGCCCTCGGCACATTCGGCCTTGTCAACTCAGCTGTTTCTTTCTTTGCCTATTACTTTGCATCCAGGCTGATTAAGAAAAAGGCCAGAAAAAAATCGATTTTGCTGGGCGGCCTTATTTTGTATGGAGCGCTGTTTCTGATTCTGTTTCATATGAGCTTTGCGACATTATTGACGTACGGCGTATTTATTGCCATCGGCTATCCTCTTTTGCTCGTGCCATATGTTTCACTTACATATGATGTGATAGGCCGGGCGAGACATGCCAGAAAAGCAAGAATTGAATATATCGTGCTGAGGGAATTGTTTTTAAACGCCGGCAGGATTGTCTCCATTTTAGGCTTTCTCCTGATCGTGGCTCTTCTCAAAGAAGATGTGGGAATTCCTTTGTCACTTGCTATCTTGGGTGTAGGACATCCGCTGATTTATTACTTTGTCAAAGATATCCGTTTTAAGGAGAAAGAAGAGGAAAATCAAACCATGGAAGAGGATGGCCAAAAAAGGGTCACTGAACCGAATCTTTTAAAAGGCGAAAGATAA
- a CDS encoding DUF456 domain-containing protein — MDMLYWLLIAAVFIIAFIGLVYPIIPSVIFIVAGFVLYGFLFSFSPYSYMFWLVEAVFAAVLFAADYVSNLLGVKRFGGSKAAIWGSTIGLLIGPFVIPVAGIILGPFIGAVCAELIVRQKDVKSAFKIGLGSLIGFLTGVIAKGMIQLLMIGYFLWTVL; from the coding sequence ATGGATATGTTGTATTGGCTGTTGATTGCGGCGGTATTTATCATCGCCTTTATTGGGCTGGTGTATCCCATTATTCCGAGTGTCATATTTATCGTTGCCGGATTTGTATTGTATGGATTTTTGTTTTCATTCAGTCCTTATTCTTATATGTTCTGGCTCGTCGAAGCTGTTTTTGCCGCAGTATTATTCGCCGCGGATTACGTGTCTAATCTGCTCGGAGTAAAAAGGTTCGGCGGAAGCAAAGCCGCTATATGGGGAAGCACGATCGGTTTATTAATCGGGCCTTTTGTCATTCCGGTTGCGGGAATCATATTAGGTCCGTTTATCGGGGCTGTTTGTGCAGAACTTATCGTCCGCCAAAAGGACGTCAAGTCAGCGTTTAAAATCGGTCTCGGCTCACTCATTGGCTTTTTAACAGGGGTTATTGCAAAGGGCATGATACAGCTTTTGATGATCGGATATTTTTTATGGACGGTCCTATAA
- a CDS encoding LysM domain-containing protein, with protein sequence MKRLTFVCSIVFILFILFYDLKIGTIPIQDLPVYEASAKTAAQGPAYKTVKVKPGDTVMSIVGPAGSPDDIVKDFEALNPNVRANAIQAGTAYKFPVYP encoded by the coding sequence ATGAAGCGTCTCACCTTTGTATGCAGCATTGTTTTTATACTTTTTATTCTTTTTTATGATCTTAAAATTGGAACAATACCCATTCAGGACCTCCCTGTCTATGAAGCATCAGCAAAAACGGCTGCACAAGGACCAGCGTATAAAACGGTGAAGGTTAAGCCGGGTGACACGGTTATGTCAATTGTCGGACCAGCAGGTTCTCCTGACGACATTGTAAAGGATTTTGAAGCACTGAATCCGAATGTAAGGGCCAACGCCATTCAAGCGGGAACAGCGTACAAATTCCCGGTCTACCCTTAA
- the ispG gene encoding flavodoxin-dependent (E)-4-hydroxy-3-methylbut-2-enyl-diphosphate synthase, which yields MQVSEITHRTKTRPVKVGPLTIGGNNEVVIQSMTTTKTHDVEATVAEINRLAEAGCQVVRVACPDERAANAIADIKKRISIPLVVDIHFDYKLALKAIEGGADKIRINPGNIGRREKVEAVVKAAKEKGIPIRIGVNAGSLEKRILEKYGYPTADGMVESALHHIKILEDLDFHDIIVSMKASDVNLAIEAYEKASKAFDYPLHLGITESGTLFAGTVKSAAGLGAILSKGIGNTLRISLSADPVEEVKVARELLKSFGLASNAATLISCPTCGRIEIDLISIANEVEEYISKIKAPIKVAVLGCAVNGPGEAREADIGIAGARGEGLLFRKGKIVRKVPEETMVEELKKEIDILAEEHYAKLEAEKAKLKEETQKA from the coding sequence TTGCAAGTGAGTGAAATCACACATCGTACAAAAACGCGTCCCGTCAAAGTGGGACCTTTAACAATAGGCGGCAACAATGAAGTTGTCATCCAAAGCATGACAACAACAAAAACACATGATGTGGAAGCAACGGTTGCGGAAATTAACCGGTTGGCTGAAGCCGGATGCCAAGTCGTTCGGGTAGCATGTCCGGATGAACGGGCGGCAAACGCCATTGCAGATATTAAAAAACGGATTTCCATTCCGCTCGTTGTTGACATCCATTTCGATTATAAGCTTGCGTTAAAAGCCATTGAAGGCGGCGCTGATAAGATCCGAATCAACCCTGGCAACATCGGCCGCCGTGAAAAAGTCGAAGCGGTCGTTAAGGCGGCGAAAGAAAAAGGGATTCCGATCAGAATCGGAGTAAACGCCGGTTCACTTGAAAAACGGATTTTAGAAAAATACGGTTATCCGACAGCCGACGGAATGGTAGAAAGCGCACTTCACCACATTAAAATTCTTGAAGACCTTGACTTTCACGATATTATTGTCAGCATGAAGGCATCTGACGTCAACCTTGCGATCGAGGCTTATGAAAAAGCGTCGAAAGCATTTGATTACCCGCTGCACCTTGGGATCACCGAGTCAGGAACGCTGTTTGCCGGCACAGTTAAGAGCGCAGCAGGACTCGGCGCGATTTTAAGCAAGGGCATCGGAAACACCTTGCGTATTTCATTAAGCGCAGATCCTGTGGAAGAGGTAAAAGTAGCAAGGGAGCTTCTGAAATCTTTCGGCTTAGCCTCCAATGCTGCCACACTCATCTCATGTCCGACTTGCGGCCGTATTGAGATTGACCTCATCAGCATCGCCAATGAAGTGGAAGAGTATATTTCTAAGATAAAAGCGCCGATCAAAGTTGCTGTTCTCGGCTGTGCCGTAAACGGACCGGGTGAAGCTAGAGAAGCCGATATCGGAATCGCCGGCGCACGCGGTGAAGGACTGTTATTCCGGAAAGGAAAAATTGTCCGTAAAGTTCCAGAGGAAACAATGGTAGAGGAACTCAAGAAGGAAATCGACATTCTTGCTGAGGAACACTATGCAAAGCTTGAAGCTGAAAAAGCTAAATTAAAAGAAGAGACACAAAAAGCTTGA
- the zur gene encoding zinc uptake transcriptional repressor Zur: protein MNVQEALNLLKENGYKYTNKREDMLQLFADSDRYLTAKNVLSALNDDYPGLSFDTIYRNLSLYEELGILETTELSGEKLFRFKCSFTHHHHHFICLACGKTKEIESCPMDKLYDDLDGYEVSGHKFEIYGTCPDCTAENQENTTA, encoded by the coding sequence ATGAACGTACAAGAAGCGTTGAACCTACTGAAAGAAAATGGGTATAAATATACAAATAAACGGGAAGATATGCTGCAGCTTTTTGCTGATTCAGACAGGTATCTTACCGCTAAAAACGTACTGTCTGCATTAAATGATGATTATCCCGGCTTAAGCTTTGATACAATCTACAGAAACCTTTCTTTGTATGAAGAACTAGGTATTTTGGAAACAACTGAGCTGTCCGGTGAAAAGCTCTTCCGATTTAAGTGTTCGTTTACTCATCATCACCATCACTTTATTTGTCTTGCCTGCGGCAAAACAAAGGAAATTGAGTCATGTCCGATGGACAAGCTTTATGATGATTTAGATGGCTATGAGGTCAGCGGGCATAAATTTGAGATTTACGGCACATGCCCTGATTGTACAGCGGAAAATCAAGAAAACACGACTGCGTAA
- the pstC gene encoding phosphate ABC transporter permease subunit PstC, translating to MINNRENMSVSERLISSRQNRQLDEVRGRMIVTACALIMISASVAITIFLGVKGLQSFLVNGVSPIEFLTSLNWNPTDTDPKYGVLPFIFGSFAVTILSALIAAPLGIAGAIFMTEIAPNWGKKVLQPVIELLVGIPSVVYGFIGLTVLVPFIAQFKSSGTGHSLLAGTIVLSIMILPTITSISADAMASLPKSLREGSYALGATRWQTIRKVLVPAAFPTLMTAVVLGMARAFGEALAVQMVIGNTRVLPESLFDTAGTLTTIITLNMGHTTYGSVENNTLWSMGLVLLVMSFLFILFIRYLSSRRKV from the coding sequence ATGATAAACAATAGAGAAAATATGTCTGTGAGCGAGCGTTTAATCAGCTCAAGGCAAAATCGGCAATTGGATGAAGTTCGGGGAAGAATGATTGTGACAGCTTGTGCGCTTATTATGATTTCGGCATCTGTTGCGATCACCATTTTCCTCGGCGTGAAGGGGCTGCAATCTTTTCTTGTAAATGGTGTAAGCCCAATTGAATTCTTAACGAGCCTAAATTGGAACCCTACAGATACGGATCCGAAATATGGAGTGCTTCCATTTATTTTTGGATCATTTGCAGTAACGATTCTTTCTGCACTCATTGCTGCGCCGCTCGGCATTGCAGGTGCGATTTTTATGACAGAAATTGCGCCGAATTGGGGAAAGAAAGTACTGCAGCCGGTGATTGAGCTTTTAGTCGGCATTCCATCTGTTGTTTATGGATTCATAGGTCTTACAGTATTAGTGCCGTTTATCGCTCAGTTCAAATCGAGCGGAACAGGGCACAGTTTATTGGCGGGAACGATTGTCCTTTCCATTATGATCCTGCCGACCATTACATCGATCTCTGCTGATGCGATGGCTTCTCTTCCGAAGAGTTTAAGAGAAGGTTCTTATGCGCTCGGTGCGACAAGATGGCAGACGATCAGAAAAGTACTTGTACCCGCAGCTTTTCCGACATTAATGACGGCTGTTGTGCTTGGTATGGCACGGGCGTTTGGCGAAGCTTTGGCTGTTCAGATGGTCATTGGAAATACAAGAGTATTGCCGGAAAGCCTGTTTGACACTGCCGGAACCCTGACAACGATCATTACGCTGAATATGGGGCATACCACATACGGCAGCGTTGAAAACAATACGCTGTGGTC
- the pbpA gene encoding penicillin-binding protein 2A, protein MRRNKPKTQNHKEKKKSLPIRLNILFLAAFVIFTWIIVELGIKQIVQGDDYKNQANKQEQSEVSSAVPRGKIYDRNFNAIVTNKALNAITYTRSKSTSQEQRLKIAKKLSEMIKVDTKKVTERDKKDYWILTRPKEAKKLITSQERQQAEDKKLSDNDLYQLQLKRITDKQMNDLTDKDMQILAIKRQMDSGYALTPQYIKNEDVSAKEMAVVSEHLDELPGVDVTSDWERDYPYKNLLRSVLGSVSSSDEGLPSNLLEHYLSLGYSRNDRVGKSYLEYQYESLLQGQKAKVENITDSNGNVTGTKTVSEGKAGKDLVLTIDIDLQKSVEKIIEKNLKSAKARASTQLLDRAFVVMMDPRNGEVLTMAGKQIKLENGAYKFDDYALGNMTSSYAMGSAVKGATVLTGLQTGAINLNTVFQDEPLYIGQDKNGKKSWKNLGSVNIQRALEQSSNVFMFKTAIAIGKGEYKPHQALPIDTAAFDTFRNHFSQFGLGVKTGIDLPNEMTGYKGTNRLTGFLLDYAIGQYDTYTPLELAQYVSTIANGGYRLKPQLVKEVREPNAEKGIGAVVQSVQPEVLNKIDMKSDYIKEVQAGFRRVMTKGTAATQFASASYQPAGKTGTAQSFYDGPDKSKTGTAAYNTTLVAYAPADNPEIAISVVVPWAYIDYGAKYTITNEIGREVLDKYFELKSKQDKEDTQQKNKDKIEENATSSND, encoded by the coding sequence ATGAGGAGAAATAAACCAAAAACACAAAATCATAAAGAGAAAAAGAAGTCGCTGCCGATCCGGCTGAATATTTTATTCTTGGCCGCCTTTGTTATATTTACCTGGATCATTGTGGAACTGGGGATCAAGCAGATCGTGCAAGGCGATGATTACAAAAATCAAGCCAATAAGCAGGAACAAAGTGAAGTCAGCTCCGCAGTGCCGCGCGGTAAAATTTATGATCGAAACTTTAATGCCATCGTGACAAATAAGGCTTTAAACGCAATCACATACACCAGATCTAAATCGACCTCGCAAGAGCAGCGTTTAAAGATCGCAAAAAAGCTGTCTGAGATGATTAAAGTCGATACAAAAAAAGTAACAGAACGGGATAAAAAGGATTATTGGATTTTGACTAGGCCAAAAGAAGCCAAAAAGCTGATTACCTCTCAAGAAAGACAGCAGGCAGAAGACAAAAAATTATCCGATAACGATTTATATCAGCTTCAGCTAAAACGAATTACTGACAAGCAGATGAATGACCTGACGGATAAAGACATGCAGATCCTCGCCATCAAAAGACAGATGGATTCAGGATACGCATTGACCCCTCAATATATCAAAAATGAAGATGTATCAGCGAAGGAAATGGCAGTGGTAAGTGAACATTTAGACGAACTGCCGGGTGTTGATGTCACGTCCGATTGGGAACGTGACTATCCGTATAAAAACCTTCTCCGTTCAGTGCTCGGAAGTGTTTCCAGCTCTGATGAAGGATTGCCGTCCAATTTGCTCGAGCATTATCTGTCGCTTGGCTACAGCCGAAATGACAGGGTCGGAAAAAGCTATTTGGAATACCAATACGAAAGCCTTCTTCAAGGACAAAAAGCAAAGGTAGAAAACATTACAGATTCAAACGGCAATGTCACGGGAACGAAAACCGTTTCTGAAGGCAAAGCCGGTAAAGATCTCGTGCTTACGATTGATATTGATTTGCAAAAGTCAGTTGAAAAAATCATTGAGAAGAATTTAAAATCAGCTAAAGCAAGAGCAAGCACTCAATTGTTAGACCGCGCTTTCGTTGTCATGATGGATCCAAGAAACGGTGAAGTGCTGACAATGGCGGGCAAGCAGATTAAACTAGAAAATGGGGCATACAAGTTTGATGATTATGCATTAGGAAATATGACTTCATCCTATGCCATGGGATCAGCTGTTAAAGGTGCAACCGTACTAACGGGTCTTCAAACCGGCGCCATCAACTTAAATACGGTTTTTCAAGATGAGCCGTTATATATCGGTCAAGATAAAAATGGTAAAAAATCTTGGAAGAATTTAGGTTCGGTTAATATTCAAAGAGCGTTAGAGCAGTCTTCCAACGTATTTATGTTTAAAACTGCGATTGCAATCGGTAAAGGCGAGTATAAACCACATCAAGCTTTACCGATTGATACTGCGGCCTTTGATACATTCCGTAATCATTTTAGCCAATTTGGATTGGGTGTCAAAACTGGAATTGATCTTCCGAATGAAATGACAGGCTATAAAGGAACAAACAGATTGACGGGATTTTTGCTTGACTATGCGATCGGTCAGTACGATACTTATACACCGTTGGAACTGGCGCAATACGTATCAACGATTGCAAACGGGGGCTATCGTTTGAAGCCTCAGCTTGTAAAAGAAGTCAGAGAACCCAATGCTGAAAAAGGGATCGGAGCAGTTGTACAATCTGTTCAGCCTGAAGTGCTGAATAAAATTGATATGAAAAGCGATTATATTAAAGAGGTACAGGCCGGGTTCAGACGAGTGATGACAAAAGGGACAGCCGCGACCCAATTTGCTTCAGCTTCCTATCAGCCTGCCGGCAAAACAGGAACAGCGCAGTCTTTCTATGATGGGCCTGATAAATCAAAAACAGGAACAGCGGCTTATAATACGACACTTGTCGCTTATGCGCCGGCCGATAATCCTGAGATTGCGATCTCTGTCGTAGTACCTTGGGCTTATATTGATTATGGCGCTAAATATACCATTACAAACGAAATCGGCAGAGAAGTATTGGATAAATATTTTGAGCTGAAATCGAAGCAGGACAAAGAAGATACTCAGCAAAAGAATAAAGACAAAATCGAAGAAAACGCAACGTCTTCTAATGACTAA